The following proteins come from a genomic window of Anabaena sphaerica FACHB-251:
- a CDS encoding GIY-YIG nuclease family protein: protein MNSENNIPALDNVEYVAYINENGELPEQFQGKIGVYAIFNQEKILQFVGYSRDVYLSCKQHLVRQPEECYWLKVETIERPNRTILENIENAWISENGSLPLGNGENKEKWTNPINSLLLMTTEEQANYQNPLIDDLVKMKLIKNVARRVEAEILAVLEARGLKTQIRFNPKLKEEGLLDLK, encoded by the coding sequence ATGAATTCTGAAAATAATATTCCTGCTTTAGACAATGTAGAATATGTTGCTTACATTAATGAAAATGGTGAATTACCAGAACAATTTCAGGGTAAAATAGGAGTTTACGCGATTTTTAACCAAGAAAAAATTCTGCAATTTGTTGGTTATTCCCGTGATGTTTATCTCAGTTGCAAGCAGCATTTAGTCCGTCAACCAGAAGAATGTTATTGGTTGAAGGTAGAAACAATTGAACGCCCTAACCGCACAATTTTAGAAAATATTGAAAATGCCTGGATTTCTGAAAATGGTAGCCTTCCTTTAGGTAATGGGGAAAATAAAGAAAAATGGACTAACCCTATTAATAGTCTGCTACTAATGACAACTGAAGAACAAGCTAATTATCAAAATCCACTAATTGATGATTTGGTAAAAATGAAACTCATTAAAAATGTGGCGCGACGAGTTGAAGCTGAAATTTTAGCGGTGTTAGAAGCACGGGGGTTAAAAACCCAAATTCGCTTTAATCCTAAATTAAAAGAAGAAGGTTTACTAGATTTAAAATGA
- a CDS encoding DNA-directed RNA polymerase subunit beta', whose product MTEKMIFRNLVVNKGQLRNLISWAFTHYGTARTAVMADKLKDLGFRYATKAGVSISVDDLMVPPSKRSLLEAAEEEILSTEARFKRGEITEVERFQKVIDTWNGTSESLKDEVVTYFKKTNPLNSVYMMAFSGARGNISQVRQLVGMRGLMADPQGEIIDLPIKTNFREGLTVTEYIISSYGARKGLVDTALRTADSGYLTRRLVDVSQDVIIREFDCGTTRGIPIRDMTEGAKVLIPIGTRLMGRVVAQDVVHPTTGEIIATRNTPISDDLAAVIQKAGVKEVVARSPLTCEAARSVCQHCYGWSLAHAKMVDLGEAVGIIAAQSIGEPGTQLTMRTFHTGGVFTGEVAQQVRAKIDGTVKFSRKLKTRPHRTRHGEDALYAENNGTMVLEAKGGAENQEISITQGSTLYIVPGQQVKVAQLLAEVALGGRTTRANTEKAVKDVASDLAGEVQFADVVAEQKTDRQGNTTTTASRGGLIWILSGEVYNLPPGAELVVKNGDAIATNGVLAETKVTSVHGGVVRLPEAIPGKATREIEIITASVVLDQATVTVHSSQGKNNYLVHTGLGTGDWGLGTGEEGQDKSFSQSPITDPQSPFPKSQTFNLRATPGTKVQNGQVVAELIDDRYRTTTGGFLKFAGIEVQKKGKAKLGYEVVTGGTLLWIPEETHEVNKDISLLLVEDGQFVEAGTEVVKDIFCQTSGVIEVTQKNDILREIVIKPGELLMVDDPEAVLGRDNTFVQPGEEFQGTVATELRYIQYVESPEGPALLSRPVVEFDVPSNPDLPSTTSVSQQTGRSIQMRAVQRLPYKDSERVKSVEGVELLRTQLVLEIEQEADQDHTASPLAADIELVPDSENAEIQRLQLVILESLVIRRDIAADATQGSTHTTLEVEDGMTIAPGAVVARTQILCKEGGIVRGVRRDAEAVRRCLVLRESDMMTVTTTTTPKVKKGDLLVEGTEIAPGVLAPESGQVVSVRGEGVGSRGSGAGQEESALSTTPYAVTVRVGRPYRVSPGAVLQIEDGGLVQRGDNLVLLVFERAKTGDIIQGLPRIEELLEARKPKEACILCRRPGEVKVVYGDGDEAMLMAREAYAIKVLESGGVVTDYPLGPGQNLIVPDGAHVLAGQPLTDGPSNPHEILEIFFSLGSDDGVYACASYALQKVQSFLVNEVQMVYQSQGIEISDKHIEVIVRQMTNKVRIDDGGDTTMLPGELVELRQVEQVNEAMSITGGAKAQYTPVLLGITKASLNTDSFISAASFQETTRVLTEAAIEGKSDWLRGLKENVIIGRLIPAGTGYNTYDEPSAIEDFGTDLGSGVLDEVDDPLDMVLDDRTAKLYSLDTPSLGDGSYGGRRDDRAILDDDDDLIADEVISGVEEEEEDDYEEDEEDNDFDEE is encoded by the coding sequence TCGATTAGTGTAGATGACTTGATGGTTCCTCCCTCCAAGCGATCGCTCCTAGAAGCAGCAGAAGAAGAAATTCTCAGCACTGAAGCCCGGTTTAAGCGGGGGGAAATTACGGAAGTTGAACGATTCCAGAAGGTAATTGACACTTGGAACGGAACATCAGAAAGCCTCAAGGATGAAGTTGTTACCTATTTCAAAAAAACCAATCCTCTCAACTCAGTGTATATGATGGCTTTTTCTGGAGCCAGAGGTAACATTTCTCAGGTGCGGCAGTTGGTGGGGATGCGGGGACTGATGGCAGATCCTCAAGGGGAAATTATTGACTTACCCATTAAAACCAACTTCCGGGAAGGACTAACAGTTACAGAATATATTATTTCTAGTTACGGAGCCAGGAAGGGCTTAGTTGATACGGCGCTGCGGACTGCCGACTCTGGTTATCTGACACGGCGGTTGGTGGATGTATCCCAAGACGTAATTATCCGTGAATTTGACTGCGGCACTACTAGAGGTATTCCCATTCGGGATATGACTGAAGGTGCTAAGGTTCTGATTCCCATCGGCACGAGATTGATGGGGCGGGTGGTGGCTCAAGACGTAGTTCACCCGACTACGGGCGAAATCATTGCGACCCGCAACACACCCATATCTGATGACTTGGCCGCAGTGATTCAAAAAGCCGGAGTCAAAGAAGTGGTAGCGCGATCGCCTCTGACCTGTGAAGCGGCTCGTTCTGTGTGTCAGCACTGTTATGGTTGGAGTTTGGCACACGCCAAAATGGTGGACTTGGGCGAAGCGGTGGGAATCATTGCGGCGCAGAGCATTGGGGAACCGGGAACTCAGTTGACCATGCGGACTTTCCACACTGGGGGAGTTTTCACCGGGGAAGTTGCCCAACAGGTAAGGGCAAAAATTGACGGGACGGTGAAATTTTCGCGCAAGCTCAAAACCAGACCTCATCGGACTCGTCATGGAGAAGATGCCCTCTATGCTGAAAACAACGGCACGATGGTGTTAGAAGCCAAGGGGGGAGCAGAAAACCAAGAAATTTCCATTACCCAAGGTTCAACACTATACATTGTGCCGGGACAACAGGTAAAAGTTGCCCAACTGTTAGCAGAAGTGGCGCTAGGAGGCAGAACCACAAGGGCAAATACCGAAAAAGCGGTGAAAGACGTGGCTTCTGACCTAGCGGGAGAAGTGCAGTTTGCCGATGTGGTGGCAGAACAAAAAACCGACCGTCAAGGCAACACCACCACCACAGCATCGAGAGGTGGTTTGATTTGGATTTTGTCTGGGGAAGTTTATAACTTGCCACCGGGTGCAGAACTGGTGGTGAAAAATGGTGATGCGATCGCCACCAACGGAGTTTTGGCGGAAACCAAAGTCACCAGTGTGCATGGTGGAGTGGTGCGGCTGCCAGAAGCGATTCCAGGCAAGGCCACCAGAGAAATTGAAATCATCACTGCTTCGGTGGTGCTGGATCAAGCTACTGTCACAGTTCACAGTTCTCAAGGTAAGAATAATTATTTAGTTCATACAGGACTGGGGACTGGGGACTGGGGACTAGGGACTGGGGAAGAGGGACAGGATAAGAGTTTTTCCCAATCCCCAATCACCGATCCCCAATCCCCATTCCCCAAATCCCAAACCTTCAACCTCCGGGCGACTCCGGGAACGAAGGTACAGAATGGACAAGTAGTAGCAGAATTAATTGATGACCGTTATCGCACTACTACGGGCGGGTTCTTGAAGTTTGCTGGCATTGAGGTGCAGAAGAAAGGCAAGGCCAAGTTAGGCTATGAAGTAGTCACTGGTGGTACGCTGCTGTGGATTCCCGAAGAAACCCACGAAGTTAACAAGGATATTTCTTTGTTGTTGGTGGAAGATGGGCAGTTTGTGGAAGCGGGAACAGAAGTTGTCAAAGACATTTTCTGTCAAACCAGTGGCGTGATTGAAGTTACCCAGAAAAACGACATCCTGCGGGAAATAGTGATTAAGCCCGGTGAACTGTTGATGGTGGATGATCCGGAGGCAGTTTTAGGGCGGGATAACACCTTTGTGCAACCAGGGGAGGAATTTCAAGGAACTGTGGCCACAGAACTGCGTTATATCCAGTATGTGGAATCGCCAGAGGGACCAGCTTTGTTAAGCCGTCCGGTGGTTGAGTTTGATGTTCCCAGTAATCCTGACTTGCCTTCCACCACTTCTGTGAGTCAACAAACTGGCAGGTCAATTCAAATGCGGGCTGTGCAGCGGTTGCCCTACAAAGATTCTGAGCGGGTGAAGTCTGTGGAAGGGGTGGAACTGCTGCGGACTCAACTAGTGTTGGAAATTGAGCAAGAAGCAGATCAGGATCATACAGCTTCGCCTTTGGCTGCTGATATTGAATTAGTCCCCGACAGTGAAAATGCTGAGATTCAAAGATTGCAGTTGGTGATTTTGGAGTCTTTGGTGATTCGGCGAGATATTGCGGCTGATGCCACCCAAGGCAGCACCCACACTACCCTAGAAGTGGAAGATGGCATGACCATTGCTCCTGGGGCGGTGGTAGCCCGGACACAGATTTTGTGTAAGGAAGGGGGTATAGTCCGGGGTGTGCGTCGAGATGCGGAAGCTGTGCGCCGCTGTTTGGTGTTGCGAGAAAGCGACATGATGACTGTGACTACGACGACAACACCAAAGGTTAAAAAAGGTGATTTGTTGGTAGAAGGAACAGAGATTGCTCCTGGTGTTTTAGCGCCGGAATCAGGTCAAGTGGTTTCAGTTAGAGGAGAGGGTGTAGGGAGTCGGGGGTCAGGTGCAGGCCAAGAAGAATCTGCTCTTTCTACCACACCCTATGCCGTCACTGTTCGCGTTGGTCGTCCTTATCGAGTCAGTCCTGGTGCGGTGCTGCAAATTGAGGATGGAGGACTGGTACAACGGGGTGACAACTTGGTGTTGTTGGTGTTTGAGAGAGCCAAGACTGGAGACATTATTCAAGGTTTGCCCCGGATTGAAGAATTGCTAGAAGCCCGTAAACCCAAGGAAGCCTGCATTTTGTGCCGTCGTCCTGGAGAGGTGAAGGTGGTCTATGGTGATGGGGATGAAGCAATGCTGATGGCGCGGGAAGCCTACGCTATCAAAGTATTGGAATCTGGTGGTGTTGTCACCGATTATCCCCTTGGGCCTGGACAAAACCTGATTGTTCCTGATGGCGCTCATGTTTTGGCTGGTCAACCTTTGACTGATGGACCCTCTAACCCCCATGAGATTTTAGAAATTTTCTTTAGTCTCGGTTCTGATGACGGGGTGTATGCCTGTGCTAGTTATGCTCTGCAAAAGGTACAAAGCTTTTTGGTGAACGAGGTGCAGATGGTGTACCAGTCTCAAGGCATTGAGATTTCTGACAAGCACATTGAAGTTATTGTCAGGCAGATGACTAACAAAGTCCGCATTGATGATGGTGGGGATACGACCATGTTGCCGGGTGAGTTGGTGGAACTGCGCCAAGTGGAACAGGTGAATGAGGCTATGTCTATTACTGGTGGTGCTAAGGCTCAATACACTCCTGTGTTGTTGGGGATTACTAAGGCATCTCTCAATACTGACAGCTTTATCTCGGCGGCTTCTTTCCAAGAAACTACTAGGGTGTTGACTGAAGCTGCCATTGAGGGTAAGTCTGATTGGTTGCGTGGTCTGAAGGAAAACGTGATCATTGGGCGGTTGATTCCAGCTGGTACTGGTTACAACACCTATGATGAACCCAGCGCCATTGAGGATTTTGGTACTGATTTGGGCAGCGGGGTTTTAGATGAGGTGGATGATCCACTGGATATGGTTTTAGATGACCGCACTGCCAAACTTTATAGCTTAGATACTCCTAGTTTAGGTGATGGTAGTTATGGTGGTAGACGGGATGATAGGGCGATTTTAGATGATGATGATGATTTGATTGCTGATGAAGTGATTTCGGGTGTTGAAGAAGAGGAGGAAGATGACTACGAAGAAGACGAGGAAGATAATGATTTTGATGAGGAATAA